A single region of the Drosophila takahashii strain IR98-3 E-12201 chromosome 2R, DtakHiC1v2, whole genome shotgun sequence genome encodes:
- the Patronin gene encoding patronin isoform X9 yields the protein MDVETQEIRQARQRASVKWLLSKAFNNRVPDNLKEPFYRDHENQERLKPQIIVELGNATLYCQTLSNLYSDPNYQSMNHWSIIQTLARKGVPVAETSDMPITETVLIQTNPLRINAHMSVIESLMVLYAKEISSGDRVMAAIRRISGNNYQAPPGQSYEQALLGWISHACAALKKRIIKEVDAGLPDDNGSRLQTPDIPPVRDFQDLCDGICLALLISYYCPKVVPWTSVRINYLPAVEDSIHNILLVCNFSQKHLPYSVFHMTPEDVTYMRGSMKLNLVLLLTDLFNLFEIHPAKCVCYPGMDGQDVIARRTLGANEHGICHRRGLTVQPVTPIPDLRSDLDQPPVGSPQNRPPFQVPHSNSFGGGLNRRSTPPNEYQTVQSNNFDGNNHAEAFVVHKSRGITTLASMHSQQQQQLHQQHQQQQQQQQQQQYQQHPSHSQLQIQQQQEPLVPARLRQAKEKTNVESKADERGDFVAAGRPSNWEQSRRPSFAGRRSRRNSSSEDSQLTIENFGGSQDQLNTLGRYERDRERKLSNTSVGGSGYPVEPAVAVRSSIADARGTLQLGYDTDSGSEKQDRETEKYSMRRQVSVDNVPTVSSHNLSNAGSPLPVARHKQHSSDKDYGSNSGVTMTPDTPYNDTRSTSGYDPESTPVRKSSTSSMPASPAAWQLDVGDDDMRSLENASKLSTIRMKLEEKRRRIEQDKRKIEMALLRHQEKEDLESCPDVMKWETMSNESKRTPDMDPVDLDKYQQSIAIMNMNLQDIQQDIHRLATQQSQMQAQHLQAQQLMQAQQIANMLNQQQTYGSQQHLADHHYQQPRPMQQSFGSSPHLPQAYNAPVSAYSSRPPSRDPYQQQLHQQHQQQQPMAMPQYVNEHGQYMSPPQPAHYMQQQPQQQQQQQPQSIYSDNGAAYNNHSPYGGGAPQYRSSVVYDDYGQPTNHFYLHESSPQPQAHPHPQRRTWAHSAAAAAYEQQQQIQQPLVDVNAWQTQQHQQQKQKQTWMNRPPSSVGAPSPGSFVLHQNGGGNNGGGGELQHLFQVQASPQHAQRQVSGSNGVQRQQSLTNLRDNRSPRAPQQMGMPMQHEDMMAPQSICFIGDEEDVDELERNIIESMQSTRISDFVHQQQQQHQQQLQQQQQRLQGHSGRGSSSEDYDSGEMISNKLNITSGNLTYRIPSPSRPSIQANSFQDPRSPMAAASGEEPPEKGFYISFDDEQPKRPKPPLRAKRSPKKEAPPGGRDSVDNQATLKRESLSQLHNNNNIGFGGGEDVVSSKPVTRHSIHGLSNSNSVKSPGNATYNKYTDEPPIQLRQLAVSGAVSPTGNERRHLEDVTNQTHQQQQQQPMSPTRLQQSSNNAEAAKNKALVIGADSTNLDPDSVDEMERRKEKIMLLSLQRRQQQEEAKARKEIESSQKREKEREKEEERSRKKEEQIARRAAILEQHRLKKAIEEAEREGKTLDRPDLHVKLQPHSSTSTTPRLRQQRTTRPRPKTIHVDDASVDISEASSISSRGKKGSSSNLTGYGQLSSNSMKRDYYRGSQDSLTVKESPDDYPSTSSTPIGRRGSYKTSREPAGVERGRTLSRISVAKGSTLNFRGRKSNSLMNLCDSGLGRATPPRRAPSPGMGMGASGPKLYKQPAAKSNRGIILNAVEYCVFPGVVNREAKQKVLEKIARSEAKHFLVLFRDAGCQFRALYSYQPETDQVTKLYGTGPSQVDEVMFDKFFKYNSGGKCFSQVHTKHLTVTIDAFTIHNSLWQGKRVQLPSKKDMALVI from the exons ATGGATGTCGAAACACAGGAAATACGACAG GCTCGTCAACGTGCTTCCGTCAAGTGGCTGCTCTCGAAGGCCTTTAACAATCGCGTGCCAGACAACCTGAAGGAGCCCTTCTATCGCGACCATGAGAACCAGGAGCGCCTCAAGCCGCAGATCATCGTGGAGCTGGGCAATGCCACGCTCTACTGCCAGACGCTGTCCAATCTGTACTCAGATCCCAACTACCAAAGCATGAACCACTGGTCAATAATACAGACGCTAGCGCGCAAGGGAGTTCCCGTGGCGGAGACCTCGGACATGCCCATTACCGAAACGGTATTAATTCAAACGAATCCGCTGCGAATT AACGCCCACATGTCTGTGATAGAATCGCTGATGGTTTTGTATGCGAAGGAAATATCGTCGGGTGACCGCGTCATGGCGGCCATACGAAG AATATCTGGCAACAACTATCAGGCGCCTCCTGGCCAGTCCTATGAGCAAGCTCTGCTGGGCTGGATTTCGCATGCTTGCGCTGCTCTAAAGAAGCGCATTATCAAGGAGGTGGACGCTGGGCTGCCCGATGATAAT GGCTCTCGTCTGCAGACGCCGGACATACCGCCTGTGAGGGACTTCCAGGATCTGTGCGACGGCATCTGCTTGGCGCTGCTTATCTCGTACTATTGCCCCAAGGTGGTGCCGTGGACGAGTGTGCGGATTAATTATCTGCCGGCCGTCGAGGATTCGATTCATAACATCCTGCTGGTGTGCAACTTCTCGCAGAAGCATCTGCCCTACAGCGTGTTCCACATGACGCCCGAGGATGTGACCTATATGAGAGG ATCCATGAAACTGAATCTGGTACTGCTGCTCACGGATCTGTTCAATCTGTTCGAGATACACCCAGCCAAGTGCGTTTGCTACCCCGGCATGGATGGTCAGG ATGTCATCGCCCGGCGCACTTTGGGCGCCAATGAGCACGGGATCTGCCATCGACGGGGCCTCACTGTACAGCCCGTCACGCCCATTCCCGATCTGCGCAGCGATCTCGACCAGCCGCCAGTTGGCTCGCCCCAGAATCGACCACCGTTCCAAG tTCCGCACTCGAATTCATTTGGCGGCGGCCTAAATCGCAGATCAACCCCGCCCAACGAATACCAGACGGTTCAGTCAAATAATTTTGACGGTAATAATCATGCCGaag CCTTTGTGGTGCACAAGTCGCGTGGCATCACCACACTCGCCTCCATGcactcgcagcagcagcagcagctccatcagcaacatcagcagcagcagcaacagcaacagcagcagcaataccAGCAGCACCCGTCCCACTCGCAGCTCCaaatccagcagcagcaggagcccTTGGTTCCGGCTCGCTTGCGCCAGGCTAAAGAAAAGACCAATGTCGAGTCGAAGGCGGACGAGAGAG GCGATTTTGTCGCTGCCGGTCGACCAAGTAACTGGGAACAGAGCCGCCGGCCCAGCTTTGCAG GACGTCGCTCACGCAGGAATTCCTCGAGTGAGGACTCCCAGCTGACCATTGAAAACTTTGGCGGCTCACAGGATCAGCTGAATACATTAGGACGCTACGAACGCGACAGGGAACGTAAGTTGTCCAACACCAGCGTGGGTGGTAGTGGCTATCCAGTGGAACCCGCCGTGGCCGTTCGATCCTCGATTGCCGATGCGCGGGGCACGTTGCAGCTGGGTTACGACACGGATTCGGGCTCTGAGAAGCAGGATCGCGAGACGGAAAAGTATTCGATGCGGCGGCAAGTCAG CGTGGACAATGTGCCCACTGTTTCGTCGCACAATCTTTCGAATGCGGGCAGCCCGTTGCCGGTGGCCAGGCACAAGCAACATTCCAGCGACAAAGACTACGGCAGCAACAGTGGGGTGACGATGACGCCGGATACGCCGTACAACGATACCCGTTCCACCAGTGGCTACGATCCGGAGAGCACGCCCGTGCGCAAATCCTCGACTAGCAGCATGCCAGCGAGTCCAGCTGCCTGGCAGTTGGATGTGGGTGACGATGATATGCGATCGCTGGAGAACGCCAGCAAGCTGTCCACCATACGGATGAAGCTGGAGGAGAAGCGGCGGCGCATAGAGCAGGACAAGCGCAAGATCGAGATGGCCTTGCTGCGACACCAGGAGAAG gAGGATTTGGAGTCGTGTCCGGATGTGATGAAATGGGAGACCATGAGCAACGAATCGAAGCGCACGCCCGACATGGATCCCGTTGACTTGGACAAGTACCAG CAAAGCATCGCCATCATGAACATGAATCTGCAGGACATTCAGCAGGACATCCACCGCCTGGCCACGCAGCAGAGTCAGATGCAGGCGCAGCACCTGCAGGCCCAGCAGCTGATGCAGGCTCAGCAGATAGCCAACATGCTGAACCAG CAGCAGACCTACGGGTCGCAGCAGCACCTGGCCGATCACCATTACCAGCAGCCGAGACCCATGCAGCAAAGCTTTGGCTCATCGCCGCATCTTCCGCAGGCCTACAACGCCCCAGTCAGTGCGTACAGTTCCCGTCCGCCCAGCCGCGATCcctaccagcagcagctccaccagcaacatcagcagcaacagccgaTGGCCATGCCCCAGTACGTCAACGAGCATGGGCAGTACATGTCGCCGCCGCAGCCCGCCCACTACATGCAGCAgcaaccgcagcagcagcaacagcagcagccgcagagCATCTACAGTGACAACGGGGCGGCGTACAACAACCACTCGCCCTACGGCGGAGGAGCTCCGCAGTATCGGAGCAGCGTGGTGTACGATGATTACGGGCAGCCCACCAATCACTTTTACCTGCACGAATCGTCGCCACAGCCGCAGgctcatccgcatccgcagcgGAGGACTTGGGCCCACTCCGCAGCAGCCGCCGCctacgagcagcagcagcagatccaGCAGCCTCTGGTGGATGTGAATGCCTGGCAGacgcagcagcatcagcagcagaagcagaaacagACCTGGATGAACAGGCCGCCCTCGAGTGTGGGCGCACCCAGTCCCGGCAGCTTTGTGCTGCATCAGAATGGAGGAGGAAATAACGGAGGAGGTGGCGAACTACAGCACCTGTTTCAGGTGCAGGCCTCGCCGCAGCACGCCCAGCGTCAGGTGAGCGGTTCGAATGGCGTGCAGCGCCAGCAATCGCTGACCAATTTGCGCGACAATCGATCGCCCAGGGCACCGCAACAAATGGGCATGCCGATGCAGCACGAGGACATGATGGCGCCGCAGAGCATTTGCTTCATCGGCGACGAGGAGGATGTGGATGAGCTGGAGCGCAACATCATTGAGTCCATGCAGTCGACGCGCATCTCCGACTTTgtgcaccagcagcagcagcaacatcaacagcaactccagcagcagcagcagcgattgCAGGGGCACAGCGGACGAGGCAGCAGCTCGGAGGATTACGACAGCGGGGAGATGATCTCCAACAAGCTGAACATCACCAGCGGCAACCTCACGTACCGCATACCCTCGCCCTCCCGTCCCTCCATCCAGGCCAACAGCTTCCAGGATCCCCGATCCCCAATGGCAGCGGCATCCGGCGAGGAGCCGCCCGAGAAGGGCTTCTACATCTCCTTCGACGACGAGCAGCCCAAGCGACCCAAGCCACCGCTGCGGGCCAAGCGATCGCCCAAAAAGGAGGCTCCGCCGGGTGGAAGGGACAGCGTGGATAACCAGGCGACCCTCAAACGTGAATCGCTAAGTCAGctgcacaacaacaacaacattggATTCGGCGGAGGTGAGGATGTGGTGAGCAGCAAGCCAGTGACCAGGCACAGCATCCACGGGCTGAGCAACTCCAACAGTGTCAAATCCCCCGGGAATGCCACCTACAACAAGTACACCGATGAGCCGCCCATCCAACTCCGCCAGCTGGCCGTTTCGGGAGCAGTTTCGCCGACTGGCAACGAACGCCGCCACTTGGAGGATGTGACCAATCAgacgcatcagcagcagcagcaacagccgaTGTCGCCCACGCGACTCCAGCAGAGCAGCAACAATGCGGAGGCGGCCAAAAACAAGGCGCTGGTCATCGGAGCAGATTCTACGAATTTGGATCCG GATTCTGTAGACGAGATGGAGCGGCGCAAGGAGAAGATCATGCTGCTGTCCCTGCAGCGTcgccagcagcaggaggaggccAAGGCGCGCAAGGAGATCGAGTCTTCCCAGAAGCGGGAAAAGGAGcgcgagaaggaggaggagcggtCGCGCAAGAAGGAAGAGCAAATAGCTCGGCGAGCGGCCATTTTGGAGCAGCACAGACTCAAGAAAGCCATCGAAGAGGCCGAGCGAGAG GGTAAAACCCTGGATCGGCCCGACTTGCATGTGAAACTGCAACCCCATTCATCCACCTCAACGACTCCGCGGCTGAGGCAGCAGCGCACCACGCGTCCCAGACCCAAGACGATCCACGTGGACGATGCCAGCGTGGACATCAGCGAGGCTTCGAGCATCTCTAGTCGGGGCAAGAAAGGCTCAAGCTCGAATCTAACCG GCTACGGTCAACTAAGCTCAAATTCAATGAAAAGAGATTACTACAGGGGCTCGCAAGACTCCCTCACTGTAAAAg AGTCACCCGATGATTATCCCAGTACAAGTTCAACTCCGATTGGACGACGGGGATCGTACAAAACTTCCAGAG AGCCAGCCGGCGTAGAAAGAGGCCGCACTCTGTCGCGTATCTCCGTCGCAAAGGGCAGCACGCTTAATTTCCGGGGCCGAAAGTCCAATTCGCTAATGAATCTGTGCG ATTCGGGACTGGGACGCGCCACTCCGCCGAGGCGTGCTCCGTCGcctggaatgggaatgggcgcTTCAG GTCCCAAACTCTATAAACAACCAGCGGCCAAATCGAATCGTGGGATCATCCTGAACGCCGTTGAATACTGCGTTTTTCCCGGCGTCGTCAACCGCGAGGCCAAACAGAAAGTGCTGGAGAAGATCGCGCGCTCGGAGGCGAAGCACTTCCTGGTACTCTTCCGGGATGCGGGCTGCCAGTTCCGCGCCCTCTACAGCTACCAGCCGGAAACGGACCAGGTGACCAAGCTGTATGGCACTGGGCCTAGTCAAGTCGACGAAGTGATGTTCGACAAGTTCTTCAA ATACAACTCAGGCGGCAAGTGCTTCTCGCAAGTGCACACAAAGCATCTGACGGTGACCATCGACGCCTTCACAATACACAATTCCCTGTGGCAGGGCAAGCGGGTGCAGTTGCCCAGCAAAAAGGACATGGCGCTGGTAATCTAA
- the Patronin gene encoding patronin isoform X8 translates to MDVETQEIRQARQRASVKWLLSKAFNNRVPDNLKEPFYRDHENQERLKPQIIVELGNATLYCQTLSNLYSDPNYQSMNHWSIIQTLARKGVPVAETSDMPITETVLIQTNPLRINAHMSVIESLMVLYAKEISSGDRVMAAIRRISGNNYQAPPGQSYEQALLGWISHACAALKKRIIKEVDAGLPDDNGSRLQTPDIPPVRDFQDLCDGICLALLISYYCPKVVPWTSVRINYLPAVEDSIHNILLVCNFSQKHLPYSVFHMTPEDVTYMRGSMKLNLVLLLTDLFNLFEIHPAKCVCYPGMDGQDVIARRTLGANEHGICHRRGLTVQPVTPIPDLRSDLDQPPVGSPQNRPPFQVPHSNSFGGGLNRRSTPPNEYQTVQSNNFDGNNHAEAFVVHKSRGITTLASMHSQQQQQLHQQHQQQQQQQQQQQYQQHPSHSQLQIQQQQEPLVPARLRQAKEKTNVESKADERGDFVAAGRPSNWEQSRRPSFAGRRSRRNSSSEDSQLTIENFGGSQDQLNTLGRYERDRERKLSNTSVGGSGYPVEPAVAVRSSIADARGTLQLGYDTDSGSEKQDRETEKYSMRRQVSVDNVPTVSSHNLSNAGSPLPVARHKQHSSDKDYGSNSGVTMTPDTPYNDTRSTSGYDPESTPVRKSSTSSMPASPAAWQLDVGDDDMRSLENASKLSTIRMKLEEKRRRIEQDKRKIEMALLRHQEKEDLESCPDVMKWETMSNESKRTPDMDPVDLDKYQQSIAIMNMNLQDIQQDIHRLATQQSQMQAQHLQAQQLMQAQQIANMLNQQQTYGSQQHLADHHYQQPRPMQQSFGSSPHLPQAYNAPVSAYSSRPPSRDPYQQQLHQQHQQQQPMAMPQYVNEHGQYMSPPQPAHYMQQQPQQQQQQQPQSIYSDNGAAYNNHSPYGGGAPQYRSSVVYDDYGQPTNHFYLHESSPQPQAHPHPQRRTWAHSAAAAAYEQQQQIQQPLVDVNAWQTQQHQQQKQKQTWMNRPPSSVGAPSPGSFVLHQNGGGNNGGGGELQHLFQVQASPQHAQRQVSGSNGVQRQQSLTNLRDNRSPRAPQQMGMPMQHEDMMAPQSICFIGDEEDVDELERNIIESMQSTRISDFVHQQQQQHQQQLQQQQQRLQGHSGRGSSSEDYDSGEMISNKLNITSGNLTYRIPSPSRPSIQANSFQDPRSPMAAASGEEPPEKGFYISFDDEQPKRPKPPLRAKRSPKKEAPPGGRDSVDNQATLKRESLSQLHNNNNIGFGGGEDVVSSKPVTRHSIHGLSNSNSVKSPGNATYNKYTDEPPIQLRQLAVSGAVSPTGNERRHLEDVTNQTHQQQQQQPMSPTRLQQSSNNAEAAKNKALVIGADSTNLDPDSVDEMERRKEKIMLLSLQRRQQQEEAKARKEIESSQKREKEREKEEERSRKKEEQIARRAAILEQHRLKKAIEEAEREGKTLDRPDLHVKLQPHSSTSTTPRLRQQRTTRPRPKTIHVDDASVDISEASSISSRGKKGSSSNLTGYGQLSSNSMKRDYYRGSQDSLTVKESPDDYPSTSSTPIGRRGSYKTSRDSGLGRATPPRRAPSPGMGMGASGRHMPSPSGPGSLPPGLISKRRGFDDGSSDFSLTPNLNMEYSGPKLYKQPAAKSNRGIILNAVEYCVFPGVVNREAKQKVLEKIARSEAKHFLVLFRDAGCQFRALYSYQPETDQVTKLYGTGPSQVDEVMFDKFFKYNSGGKCFSQVHTKHLTVTIDAFTIHNSLWQGKRVQLPSKKDMALVI, encoded by the exons ATGGATGTCGAAACACAGGAAATACGACAG GCTCGTCAACGTGCTTCCGTCAAGTGGCTGCTCTCGAAGGCCTTTAACAATCGCGTGCCAGACAACCTGAAGGAGCCCTTCTATCGCGACCATGAGAACCAGGAGCGCCTCAAGCCGCAGATCATCGTGGAGCTGGGCAATGCCACGCTCTACTGCCAGACGCTGTCCAATCTGTACTCAGATCCCAACTACCAAAGCATGAACCACTGGTCAATAATACAGACGCTAGCGCGCAAGGGAGTTCCCGTGGCGGAGACCTCGGACATGCCCATTACCGAAACGGTATTAATTCAAACGAATCCGCTGCGAATT AACGCCCACATGTCTGTGATAGAATCGCTGATGGTTTTGTATGCGAAGGAAATATCGTCGGGTGACCGCGTCATGGCGGCCATACGAAG AATATCTGGCAACAACTATCAGGCGCCTCCTGGCCAGTCCTATGAGCAAGCTCTGCTGGGCTGGATTTCGCATGCTTGCGCTGCTCTAAAGAAGCGCATTATCAAGGAGGTGGACGCTGGGCTGCCCGATGATAAT GGCTCTCGTCTGCAGACGCCGGACATACCGCCTGTGAGGGACTTCCAGGATCTGTGCGACGGCATCTGCTTGGCGCTGCTTATCTCGTACTATTGCCCCAAGGTGGTGCCGTGGACGAGTGTGCGGATTAATTATCTGCCGGCCGTCGAGGATTCGATTCATAACATCCTGCTGGTGTGCAACTTCTCGCAGAAGCATCTGCCCTACAGCGTGTTCCACATGACGCCCGAGGATGTGACCTATATGAGAGG ATCCATGAAACTGAATCTGGTACTGCTGCTCACGGATCTGTTCAATCTGTTCGAGATACACCCAGCCAAGTGCGTTTGCTACCCCGGCATGGATGGTCAGG ATGTCATCGCCCGGCGCACTTTGGGCGCCAATGAGCACGGGATCTGCCATCGACGGGGCCTCACTGTACAGCCCGTCACGCCCATTCCCGATCTGCGCAGCGATCTCGACCAGCCGCCAGTTGGCTCGCCCCAGAATCGACCACCGTTCCAAG tTCCGCACTCGAATTCATTTGGCGGCGGCCTAAATCGCAGATCAACCCCGCCCAACGAATACCAGACGGTTCAGTCAAATAATTTTGACGGTAATAATCATGCCGaag CCTTTGTGGTGCACAAGTCGCGTGGCATCACCACACTCGCCTCCATGcactcgcagcagcagcagcagctccatcagcaacatcagcagcagcagcaacagcaacagcagcagcaataccAGCAGCACCCGTCCCACTCGCAGCTCCaaatccagcagcagcaggagcccTTGGTTCCGGCTCGCTTGCGCCAGGCTAAAGAAAAGACCAATGTCGAGTCGAAGGCGGACGAGAGAG GCGATTTTGTCGCTGCCGGTCGACCAAGTAACTGGGAACAGAGCCGCCGGCCCAGCTTTGCAG GACGTCGCTCACGCAGGAATTCCTCGAGTGAGGACTCCCAGCTGACCATTGAAAACTTTGGCGGCTCACAGGATCAGCTGAATACATTAGGACGCTACGAACGCGACAGGGAACGTAAGTTGTCCAACACCAGCGTGGGTGGTAGTGGCTATCCAGTGGAACCCGCCGTGGCCGTTCGATCCTCGATTGCCGATGCGCGGGGCACGTTGCAGCTGGGTTACGACACGGATTCGGGCTCTGAGAAGCAGGATCGCGAGACGGAAAAGTATTCGATGCGGCGGCAAGTCAG CGTGGACAATGTGCCCACTGTTTCGTCGCACAATCTTTCGAATGCGGGCAGCCCGTTGCCGGTGGCCAGGCACAAGCAACATTCCAGCGACAAAGACTACGGCAGCAACAGTGGGGTGACGATGACGCCGGATACGCCGTACAACGATACCCGTTCCACCAGTGGCTACGATCCGGAGAGCACGCCCGTGCGCAAATCCTCGACTAGCAGCATGCCAGCGAGTCCAGCTGCCTGGCAGTTGGATGTGGGTGACGATGATATGCGATCGCTGGAGAACGCCAGCAAGCTGTCCACCATACGGATGAAGCTGGAGGAGAAGCGGCGGCGCATAGAGCAGGACAAGCGCAAGATCGAGATGGCCTTGCTGCGACACCAGGAGAAG gAGGATTTGGAGTCGTGTCCGGATGTGATGAAATGGGAGACCATGAGCAACGAATCGAAGCGCACGCCCGACATGGATCCCGTTGACTTGGACAAGTACCAG CAAAGCATCGCCATCATGAACATGAATCTGCAGGACATTCAGCAGGACATCCACCGCCTGGCCACGCAGCAGAGTCAGATGCAGGCGCAGCACCTGCAGGCCCAGCAGCTGATGCAGGCTCAGCAGATAGCCAACATGCTGAACCAG CAGCAGACCTACGGGTCGCAGCAGCACCTGGCCGATCACCATTACCAGCAGCCGAGACCCATGCAGCAAAGCTTTGGCTCATCGCCGCATCTTCCGCAGGCCTACAACGCCCCAGTCAGTGCGTACAGTTCCCGTCCGCCCAGCCGCGATCcctaccagcagcagctccaccagcaacatcagcagcaacagccgaTGGCCATGCCCCAGTACGTCAACGAGCATGGGCAGTACATGTCGCCGCCGCAGCCCGCCCACTACATGCAGCAgcaaccgcagcagcagcaacagcagcagccgcagagCATCTACAGTGACAACGGGGCGGCGTACAACAACCACTCGCCCTACGGCGGAGGAGCTCCGCAGTATCGGAGCAGCGTGGTGTACGATGATTACGGGCAGCCCACCAATCACTTTTACCTGCACGAATCGTCGCCACAGCCGCAGgctcatccgcatccgcagcgGAGGACTTGGGCCCACTCCGCAGCAGCCGCCGCctacgagcagcagcagcagatccaGCAGCCTCTGGTGGATGTGAATGCCTGGCAGacgcagcagcatcagcagcagaagcagaaacagACCTGGATGAACAGGCCGCCCTCGAGTGTGGGCGCACCCAGTCCCGGCAGCTTTGTGCTGCATCAGAATGGAGGAGGAAATAACGGAGGAGGTGGCGAACTACAGCACCTGTTTCAGGTGCAGGCCTCGCCGCAGCACGCCCAGCGTCAGGTGAGCGGTTCGAATGGCGTGCAGCGCCAGCAATCGCTGACCAATTTGCGCGACAATCGATCGCCCAGGGCACCGCAACAAATGGGCATGCCGATGCAGCACGAGGACATGATGGCGCCGCAGAGCATTTGCTTCATCGGCGACGAGGAGGATGTGGATGAGCTGGAGCGCAACATCATTGAGTCCATGCAGTCGACGCGCATCTCCGACTTTgtgcaccagcagcagcagcaacatcaacagcaactccagcagcagcagcagcgattgCAGGGGCACAGCGGACGAGGCAGCAGCTCGGAGGATTACGACAGCGGGGAGATGATCTCCAACAAGCTGAACATCACCAGCGGCAACCTCACGTACCGCATACCCTCGCCCTCCCGTCCCTCCATCCAGGCCAACAGCTTCCAGGATCCCCGATCCCCAATGGCAGCGGCATCCGGCGAGGAGCCGCCCGAGAAGGGCTTCTACATCTCCTTCGACGACGAGCAGCCCAAGCGACCCAAGCCACCGCTGCGGGCCAAGCGATCGCCCAAAAAGGAGGCTCCGCCGGGTGGAAGGGACAGCGTGGATAACCAGGCGACCCTCAAACGTGAATCGCTAAGTCAGctgcacaacaacaacaacattggATTCGGCGGAGGTGAGGATGTGGTGAGCAGCAAGCCAGTGACCAGGCACAGCATCCACGGGCTGAGCAACTCCAACAGTGTCAAATCCCCCGGGAATGCCACCTACAACAAGTACACCGATGAGCCGCCCATCCAACTCCGCCAGCTGGCCGTTTCGGGAGCAGTTTCGCCGACTGGCAACGAACGCCGCCACTTGGAGGATGTGACCAATCAgacgcatcagcagcagcagcaacagccgaTGTCGCCCACGCGACTCCAGCAGAGCAGCAACAATGCGGAGGCGGCCAAAAACAAGGCGCTGGTCATCGGAGCAGATTCTACGAATTTGGATCCG GATTCTGTAGACGAGATGGAGCGGCGCAAGGAGAAGATCATGCTGCTGTCCCTGCAGCGTcgccagcagcaggaggaggccAAGGCGCGCAAGGAGATCGAGTCTTCCCAGAAGCGGGAAAAGGAGcgcgagaaggaggaggagcggtCGCGCAAGAAGGAAGAGCAAATAGCTCGGCGAGCGGCCATTTTGGAGCAGCACAGACTCAAGAAAGCCATCGAAGAGGCCGAGCGAGAG GGTAAAACCCTGGATCGGCCCGACTTGCATGTGAAACTGCAACCCCATTCATCCACCTCAACGACTCCGCGGCTGAGGCAGCAGCGCACCACGCGTCCCAGACCCAAGACGATCCACGTGGACGATGCCAGCGTGGACATCAGCGAGGCTTCGAGCATCTCTAGTCGGGGCAAGAAAGGCTCAAGCTCGAATCTAACCG GCTACGGTCAACTAAGCTCAAATTCAATGAAAAGAGATTACTACAGGGGCTCGCAAGACTCCCTCACTGTAAAAg AGTCACCCGATGATTATCCCAGTACAAGTTCAACTCCGATTGGACGACGGGGATCGTACAAAACTTCCAGAG ATTCGGGACTGGGACGCGCCACTCCGCCGAGGCGTGCTCCGTCGcctggaatgggaatgggcgcTTCAGGTAGGCATATGCCATCTCCCTCCGGACCGGGCTCTTTGCCGCCAGGTTTGATATCGAAACGTCGCGGATTTGATGATGGATCCAGCGATTTCTCTTTAACTCCGAATTTGAACATGGAATATTCGG GTCCCAAACTCTATAAACAACCAGCGGCCAAATCGAATCGTGGGATCATCCTGAACGCCGTTGAATACTGCGTTTTTCCCGGCGTCGTCAACCGCGAGGCCAAACAGAAAGTGCTGGAGAAGATCGCGCGCTCGGAGGCGAAGCACTTCCTGGTACTCTTCCGGGATGCGGGCTGCCAGTTCCGCGCCCTCTACAGCTACCAGCCGGAAACGGACCAGGTGACCAAGCTGTATGGCACTGGGCCTAGTCAAGTCGACGAAGTGATGTTCGACAAGTTCTTCAA ATACAACTCAGGCGGCAAGTGCTTCTCGCAAGTGCACACAAAGCATCTGACGGTGACCATCGACGCCTTCACAATACACAATTCCCTGTGGCAGGGCAAGCGGGTGCAGTTGCCCAGCAAAAAGGACATGGCGCTGGTAATCTAA